Proteins encoded in a region of the Eschrichtius robustus isolate mEscRob2 chromosome 16, mEscRob2.pri, whole genome shotgun sequence genome:
- the LOC137750477 gene encoding apoptosis-associated speck-like protein containing a CARD isoform X2, which produces MGRTRDAFLDALENLTADEFKKFKMKLLSVPLREGYARIPRGTLLPMDAVDLTDKLVSYYLEAYGANLTALVLRDVGMQEVAEQLQETLGKGEGTGSSTHPGPSSSPLLPPAPALHFVDQHRAALIARVTDVDGVLDALYGKVLTEEQYQAVRVERTNSTKMRTLFSFAPAWNLTCKDLLLQALRDTQPYLVVDLEQS; this is translated from the exons ATGGGGCGCACGCGCGATGCCTTCCTGGATGCGCTGGAGAACCTGACTGCAGACGAGTTCAAGAAGTTCAAGATGAAGCTGCTTTCAGTGCCGCTGCGCGAAGGCTATGCACGCATCCCACGGGGGACGCTGCTGCCCATGGATGCTGTGGACCTCACCGACAAGCTCGTCAGCTACTATCTGGAGGCGTACGGTGCCAACCTCACGGCACTCGTGCTTCGCGACGTGGGCATGCAGGAGGTGGCGGAGCAGCTGCAGGAGACCTTGGGCAAGGGgga AGGGACAGGCTCCAGCACCCACCCTGGTCCCAGctcatcccctctcctccctcctgccccagcacTGCACTTTGTGGACCAGCATCGGGCGGCACTCATTGCGCGGGTCACAGACGTGGATGGGGTGCTGGACGCCCTGTACGGGAAGGTCCTGACAGAGGAGCAGTACCAGGCAGTGCGGGTGGAGCGCACCAATTCTACCAAGATGAGGACGCTCTTCAGCTTTGCTCCAGCCTGGAACCTGACCTGCAAGGATCTGCTCCTCCAGGCCCTGAGGGACACCCAGCCCTACCTGGTGGTCGACCTGGAGCAGAGCTGA
- the LOC137750477 gene encoding apoptosis-associated speck-like protein containing a CARD isoform X3: MGRTRDAFLDALENLTADEFKKFKMKLLSVPLREGYARIPRGTLLPMDAVDLTDKLVSYYLEAYGANLTALVLRDVGMQEVAEQLQETLGKGERTVPTEIKAPRQTAAKPTLHFVDQHRAALIARVTDVDGVLDALYGKVLTEEQYQAVRVERTNSTKMRTLFSFAPAWNLTCKDLLLQALRDTQPYLVVDLEQS; encoded by the exons ATGGGGCGCACGCGCGATGCCTTCCTGGATGCGCTGGAGAACCTGACTGCAGACGAGTTCAAGAAGTTCAAGATGAAGCTGCTTTCAGTGCCGCTGCGCGAAGGCTATGCACGCATCCCACGGGGGACGCTGCTGCCCATGGATGCTGTGGACCTCACCGACAAGCTCGTCAGCTACTATCTGGAGGCGTACGGTGCCAACCTCACGGCACTCGTGCTTCGCGACGTGGGCATGCAGGAGGTGGCGGAGCAGCTGCAGGAGACCTTGGGCAAGGGggagc GAACCGTGCCAACCGAGATCAAGGCCCCTCGCCAGACAGCAGCCAAGCCAA cacTGCACTTTGTGGACCAGCATCGGGCGGCACTCATTGCGCGGGTCACAGACGTGGATGGGGTGCTGGACGCCCTGTACGGGAAGGTCCTGACAGAGGAGCAGTACCAGGCAGTGCGGGTGGAGCGCACCAATTCTACCAAGATGAGGACGCTCTTCAGCTTTGCTCCAGCCTGGAACCTGACCTGCAAGGATCTGCTCCTCCAGGCCCTGAGGGACACCCAGCCCTACCTGGTGGTCGACCTGGAGCAGAGCTGA
- the LOC137750477 gene encoding apoptosis-associated speck-like protein containing a CARD isoform X1 gives MGRTRDAFLDALENLTADEFKKFKMKLLSVPLREGYARIPRGTLLPMDAVDLTDKLVSYYLEAYGANLTALVLRDVGMQEVAEQLQETLGKGELTSSTLRAEIKAPRQTAAKPTLHFVDQHRAALIARVTDVDGVLDALYGKVLTEEQYQAVRVERTNSTKMRTLFSFAPAWNLTCKDLLLQALRDTQPYLVVDLEQS, from the exons ATGGGGCGCACGCGCGATGCCTTCCTGGATGCGCTGGAGAACCTGACTGCAGACGAGTTCAAGAAGTTCAAGATGAAGCTGCTTTCAGTGCCGCTGCGCGAAGGCTATGCACGCATCCCACGGGGGACGCTGCTGCCCATGGATGCTGTGGACCTCACCGACAAGCTCGTCAGCTACTATCTGGAGGCGTACGGTGCCAACCTCACGGCACTCGTGCTTCGCGACGTGGGCATGCAGGAGGTGGCGGAGCAGCTGCAGGAGACCTTGGGCAAGGGggagctcacctcctccacaCTCCGCGCAGAG ATCAAGGCCCCTCGCCAGACAGCAGCCAAGCCAA cacTGCACTTTGTGGACCAGCATCGGGCGGCACTCATTGCGCGGGTCACAGACGTGGATGGGGTGCTGGACGCCCTGTACGGGAAGGTCCTGACAGAGGAGCAGTACCAGGCAGTGCGGGTGGAGCGCACCAATTCTACCAAGATGAGGACGCTCTTCAGCTTTGCTCCAGCCTGGAACCTGACCTGCAAGGATCTGCTCCTCCAGGCCCTGAGGGACACCCAGCCCTACCTGGTGGTCGACCTGGAGCAGAGCTGA
- the UQCRC2 gene encoding cytochrome b-c1 complex subunit 2, mitochondrial, which yields MKLIARAGSLSRFYSLKVAPKAKATTAPAGAPPHPQDLEFTRLPNGLVIASLENYAPASRIGLFIKAGSRYEDSNNLGTSHLLRLASSLTTKGASSFKITRGIEAVGGKLSVISTRENMAYTVECLRDDVDILMEFLLNVTTAPEFRRWEVAALQPQLRIDKAVAFQNPQAHVIENLHAAAYRNALANSLYCPDYRIGKVTPDELHDYVQNHFTSARMALIGLGVSHPVLKQVAEQFLNMRGGLGLSGAKTKYRGGEIREQNGDSLVHAALVAESAAAGSAEANAFSVLQHVLGAGPHVKRGSNATSSLYQAVAKGIHQPFDVSAFNASYSDSGLFGIYTISQAAAAGDVIKAAYNQVKTVAQGNLSNTDVQVAKNKLKAGYLMSVESSEGFLDEVGSQALVAGSYVPPSTVLQQIDSVADADVINAAKKFVSGRKSMAASGNLGHTPFVDEL from the exons ATGAAACTAATAGCCAGAGCCGGATCCCTCTCG AGATTTTATTCCCTCAAAGTTGCTCCCAAAGCTAAAGCCACAACTGCCCCTGCAGGAGCGCCTCCACATCCTCAGGACCTTGAG tttacCAGATTACCAAATGGTTTAGTGATTGCTTCTCTCGAAAACTATGCTCCTGCATCAAGAATTGGTTTGTTCATTAAAGCAGGCAGCAGATATGAGGACTCCAACAATTTAGGAACCTCTCATTTGCTTCGTCTTGCATCCAGTTTG actACAAAAGGAGCTTCATCTTTCAAGATAACCCGTGGAATTGAAGCAGTTGGTGGCAAATTAAG TGTGATTTCAACAAGGGAAAACATGGCTTATACTGTGGAATGCCTGCGGGATGATGT TGATATTCTAATGGAGTTCCTGCTCAACGTCACCACAGCACCAGAATTTCGTCGCTGGGAGGTAGCTGCCCTTCAGCCTCAGCTAAGGATTGACAAAGCTGTGGCTTTTCAGAATCCACAGGCTC ACGTCATTGAAAATTTGCATGCTGCAGCTTACCGAAATGCCTTGGCTAATTCCTTATATTGTCCTGATTATAGGATTGGAAAAGTGACACCAGACGAG TTACATGACTATGTACAGAATCATTTTACAAGTGCAAGAATGGCTTTGATTGGACTTG GTGTGAGTCATCCTGTTCTAAAGCAAGTTGCTGAACAGTTTCTCAACATGAGGGGTGGGCTTGGTTTATCTGGTGCAAAGACCAAGTACCGTGGAG GTGAAATtcgagaacagaatggagacaGTCTCGTCCATGCTGCTCTTGTAGCAGAAAGTGCTGCTGCAGGAAGTGCAGAAGCAAATGCGTTTAGTGTTCTCCAGCATGTCCTCGGTGCTGGACCACATGTTAAGAGGGGCAGCAATGCCACCAGCTCTCTATACCAAGCTGTTGCCAAAGGAATTCACCAGCCATTTGAT GTTTCTGCTTTTAATGCCAGTTACTCAGATTCTGGACTCTTTGGGATTTACACTATCTCGCAGGCTGCAGCTGCTGGAGAT GTTATCAAGGCTGCCTATAACCAGGTAAAAACAGTTGCTCAAGGAAACCTTTCTAATACAGATGTCCAAGTTGCCAA GAACAAGCTGAAAGCTGGGTACCTAATGTCAGTGGAGTCTTCTGAGGGTTTCCTGGATGAAGTTGGGTCCCAGGCTCTAGTTGCTGGTTCATATGTGCCGCCATCCACAGTCCTTCAGCAGATTGACTCGGTAGCTGACGCTGATGTCATAAAT GCTGCAAAGAAGTTTGTTTCTGGCCGGAAGTCAATGGCAGCAAGTGGAAATTTGGGGCATACACCTTTCGTTGATGAGTTGTAG
- the LOC137750477 gene encoding apoptosis-associated speck-like protein containing a CARD isoform X6, which yields MGRTRDAFLDALENLTADEFKKFKMKLLSVPLREGYARIPRGTLLPMDAVDLTDKLVSYYLEAYGANLTALVLRDVGMQEVAEQLQETLGKGLHFVDQHRAALIARVTDVDGVLDALYGKVLTEEQYQAVRVERTNSTKMRTLFSFAPAWNLTCKDLLLQALRDTQPYLVVDLEQS from the exons ATGGGGCGCACGCGCGATGCCTTCCTGGATGCGCTGGAGAACCTGACTGCAGACGAGTTCAAGAAGTTCAAGATGAAGCTGCTTTCAGTGCCGCTGCGCGAAGGCTATGCACGCATCCCACGGGGGACGCTGCTGCCCATGGATGCTGTGGACCTCACCGACAAGCTCGTCAGCTACTATCTGGAGGCGTACGGTGCCAACCTCACGGCACTCGTGCTTCGCGACGTGGGCATGCAGGAGGTGGCGGAGCAGCTGCAGGAGACCTTGGGCAAGGG acTGCACTTTGTGGACCAGCATCGGGCGGCACTCATTGCGCGGGTCACAGACGTGGATGGGGTGCTGGACGCCCTGTACGGGAAGGTCCTGACAGAGGAGCAGTACCAGGCAGTGCGGGTGGAGCGCACCAATTCTACCAAGATGAGGACGCTCTTCAGCTTTGCTCCAGCCTGGAACCTGACCTGCAAGGATCTGCTCCTCCAGGCCCTGAGGGACACCCAGCCCTACCTGGTGGTCGACCTGGAGCAGAGCTGA
- the LOC137750477 gene encoding apoptosis-associated speck-like protein containing a CARD isoform X5 encodes MGRTRDAFLDALENLTADEFKKFKMKLLSVPLREGYARIPRGTLLPMDAVDLTDKLVSYYLEAYGANLTALVLRDVGMQEVAEQLQETLGHGTVPTEIKAPRQTAAKPTLHFVDQHRAALIARVTDVDGVLDALYGKVLTEEQYQAVRVERTNSTKMRTLFSFAPAWNLTCKDLLLQALRDTQPYLVVDLEQS; translated from the exons ATGGGGCGCACGCGCGATGCCTTCCTGGATGCGCTGGAGAACCTGACTGCAGACGAGTTCAAGAAGTTCAAGATGAAGCTGCTTTCAGTGCCGCTGCGCGAAGGCTATGCACGCATCCCACGGGGGACGCTGCTGCCCATGGATGCTGTGGACCTCACCGACAAGCTCGTCAGCTACTATCTGGAGGCGTACGGTGCCAACCTCACGGCACTCGTGCTTCGCGACGTGGGCATGCAGGAGGTGGCGGAGCAGCTGCAGGAGACCTTGG GCCATGGAACCGTGCCAACCGAGATCAAGGCCCCTCGCCAGACAGCAGCCAAGCCAA cacTGCACTTTGTGGACCAGCATCGGGCGGCACTCATTGCGCGGGTCACAGACGTGGATGGGGTGCTGGACGCCCTGTACGGGAAGGTCCTGACAGAGGAGCAGTACCAGGCAGTGCGGGTGGAGCGCACCAATTCTACCAAGATGAGGACGCTCTTCAGCTTTGCTCCAGCCTGGAACCTGACCTGCAAGGATCTGCTCCTCCAGGCCCTGAGGGACACCCAGCCCTACCTGGTGGTCGACCTGGAGCAGAGCTGA
- the LOC137750477 gene encoding apoptosis-associated speck-like protein containing a CARD isoform X4 codes for MGRTRDAFLDALENLTADEFKKFKMKLLSVPLREGYARIPRGTLLPMDAVDLTDKLVSYYLEAYGANLTALVLRDVGMQEVAEQLQETLGKGDGTVPTEIKAPRQTAAKPTLHFVDQHRAALIARVTDVDGVLDALYGKVLTEEQYQAVRVERTNSTKMRTLFSFAPAWNLTCKDLLLQALRDTQPYLVVDLEQS; via the exons ATGGGGCGCACGCGCGATGCCTTCCTGGATGCGCTGGAGAACCTGACTGCAGACGAGTTCAAGAAGTTCAAGATGAAGCTGCTTTCAGTGCCGCTGCGCGAAGGCTATGCACGCATCCCACGGGGGACGCTGCTGCCCATGGATGCTGTGGACCTCACCGACAAGCTCGTCAGCTACTATCTGGAGGCGTACGGTGCCAACCTCACGGCACTCGTGCTTCGCGACGTGGGCATGCAGGAGGTGGCGGAGCAGCTGCAGGAGACCTTGGGCAAGGGgg ATGGAACCGTGCCAACCGAGATCAAGGCCCCTCGCCAGACAGCAGCCAAGCCAA cacTGCACTTTGTGGACCAGCATCGGGCGGCACTCATTGCGCGGGTCACAGACGTGGATGGGGTGCTGGACGCCCTGTACGGGAAGGTCCTGACAGAGGAGCAGTACCAGGCAGTGCGGGTGGAGCGCACCAATTCTACCAAGATGAGGACGCTCTTCAGCTTTGCTCCAGCCTGGAACCTGACCTGCAAGGATCTGCTCCTCCAGGCCCTGAGGGACACCCAGCCCTACCTGGTGGTCGACCTGGAGCAGAGCTGA